A single genomic interval of Arthrobacter globiformis harbors:
- a CDS encoding uracil-xanthine permease family protein encodes MSMLGTKWKLHGNGKAVRPGEVVAPGERLAWPITIGVGMQHVVAMFGATFLVPIITGMPPATTLFFSGIGTLLFLVITQGRVPSYLGSSFAFIAPITASQQQFGVPGALGGVVLAGAGLAVIGAIVQKFGAGWINRLMPPIVTGAIVALIGLNLAPAAKNNFDAAPVTALITLASIIVVSVLFRGIIGRLSILVGVLVGYLVAMLRGEVSYDKMDAAAWVGLPQFQTPEFHIGVLGLFVPVVLVLVAENIGHVKSVSAMTGQNLDGVSGRALLADGAATVLAGFGGGSGTTTYAENIGVMAATKVYSTAAYWVAGIFAILLSFSPKFGELIATVPPGVLGGAATMLYGMIGILGVKIWVQNKVNFSNPVNLTTAAVSLIIGIADYTWTVGDLKFTGIALGSAAALVIYHGMKAIAKARGTAAEPETEQQGLPPAAKAAINAAARRQPKKR; translated from the coding sequence ATGAGCATGCTCGGAACCAAATGGAAGCTGCACGGCAACGGCAAGGCCGTACGTCCTGGCGAGGTGGTGGCTCCGGGCGAACGGCTCGCGTGGCCCATTACGATCGGCGTGGGCATGCAGCACGTTGTGGCCATGTTCGGCGCCACCTTCCTGGTGCCGATCATCACCGGAATGCCGCCGGCTACCACGCTCTTCTTCTCCGGCATCGGCACGCTCCTGTTCCTCGTGATTACCCAGGGCCGCGTTCCCAGCTACCTTGGCTCGAGCTTTGCGTTCATCGCACCTATCACGGCGTCCCAGCAGCAGTTCGGTGTGCCCGGGGCATTGGGCGGCGTGGTGCTGGCCGGCGCCGGCCTCGCCGTGATCGGCGCAATCGTGCAGAAGTTCGGCGCCGGCTGGATCAACCGGCTGATGCCGCCGATTGTCACGGGCGCCATCGTGGCCCTGATCGGGCTCAACCTGGCTCCTGCCGCCAAGAACAACTTCGACGCCGCCCCCGTGACGGCACTGATCACGCTGGCGTCCATCATCGTGGTGAGCGTCCTGTTCCGCGGGATCATCGGCCGCCTCAGCATCCTGGTGGGCGTGCTGGTGGGCTACCTGGTGGCCATGCTCCGCGGCGAGGTGAGCTACGACAAGATGGACGCCGCCGCCTGGGTGGGCCTGCCGCAGTTCCAGACGCCCGAGTTCCACATCGGCGTGCTGGGCCTGTTCGTGCCGGTGGTCCTGGTGCTGGTGGCCGAGAACATCGGCCACGTGAAGTCGGTGTCCGCCATGACCGGCCAGAACCTGGACGGGGTTTCCGGCCGCGCCCTGTTGGCCGACGGTGCCGCCACTGTGCTCGCCGGCTTCGGCGGCGGTTCGGGCACAACGACGTATGCGGAAAACATCGGCGTCATGGCGGCCACCAAGGTCTACTCCACTGCCGCCTACTGGGTGGCCGGCATCTTCGCCATCCTGCTGAGCTTCTCGCCGAAGTTCGGCGAACTGATCGCCACTGTACCGCCGGGCGTGCTGGGCGGTGCCGCAACCATGCTGTACGGCATGATCGGCATCCTCGGCGTGAAGATCTGGGTACAGAATAAGGTCAATTTTTCGAATCCGGTCAACCTGACCACGGCCGCAGTTTCCCTCATCATCGGCATCGCGGACTACACCTGGACCGTGGGGGACCTGAAGTTCACGGGCATCGCGCTCGGGTCCGCCGCGGCCCTCGTGATTTACCACGGCATGAAGGCCATCGCGAAGGCCCGCGGCACCGCCGCCGAGCCCGAGACCGAGCAGCAGGGCCTGCCGCCAGCCGCCAAGGCAGCCATCAACGCAGCAGCAAGGAGGCAGCCCAAGAAGCGTTAG
- a CDS encoding NERD domain-containing protein, with protein MGAGDAAFERTRLASERIARLKRDLAPSGGGSVEGAGVGSAGQFGAVPVGAGSLGAGAVGAEQSSHLVAERLAQLGPYGWFLLHDVHWPGRPLARLEHVLVGPGGVVVVSAKTWSGHVDVVDGALRQNGHDRFPAVETALAQAAAVAAVLPAPWRRLVRSLICLTAQPELRGATGSGIEVRGIDCMAAAVTGLPDVLDAPSVLKLYAQLGQLLTRPQVPEAGTVRNPAFRPATGSPGTQGTDDPNTSRAALGRPAHKRPAHKRPAPPHYRYGMDRRPVTVLRVVGRSLVAGLVSAALLAPPLWLLWELLPK; from the coding sequence ATGGGGGCTGGAGATGCAGCATTCGAACGGACGAGGCTCGCCTCCGAACGGATCGCGCGGCTGAAGCGCGACCTCGCCCCCAGCGGCGGGGGCTCGGTTGAGGGCGCGGGAGTCGGTTCCGCCGGCCAGTTTGGAGCGGTCCCGGTTGGTGCCGGCTCTCTTGGTGCGGGCGCTGTGGGTGCGGAGCAAAGCAGCCACCTGGTGGCCGAAAGGCTTGCCCAGCTGGGGCCTTACGGCTGGTTCCTCCTGCACGACGTTCATTGGCCCGGCCGGCCGCTCGCCCGGCTGGAGCACGTCCTGGTGGGGCCCGGCGGTGTGGTGGTGGTCAGCGCCAAGACCTGGTCCGGGCACGTCGACGTCGTGGATGGCGCGCTCCGGCAGAACGGTCATGACCGGTTCCCGGCGGTGGAGACGGCGCTGGCGCAGGCAGCCGCGGTGGCCGCGGTCCTGCCGGCGCCGTGGCGGAGACTGGTCCGCTCGCTGATCTGCCTGACAGCCCAGCCGGAACTGCGGGGCGCCACCGGTTCGGGCATCGAGGTGCGGGGGATCGACTGCATGGCGGCCGCCGTAACCGGCCTGCCGGACGTGCTGGATGCACCTTCTGTCCTGAAGCTCTACGCACAACTCGGGCAACTCCTCACCCGTCCGCAGGTGCCGGAGGCCGGCACCGTTCGGAACCCTGCGTTCCGCCCAGCCACGGGCAGCCCCGGCACCCAGGGAACGGATGACCCGAACACGTCCAGGGCAGCGCTTGGGCGCCCGGCCCACAAGCGTCCGGCCCACAAGCGTCCGGCCCCACCGCACTACCGGTATGGCATGGATCGCCGGCCGGTTACCGTGCTGCGGGTGGTGGGAAGGTCGCTCGTCGCGGGTCTCGTGTCAGCGGCACTGCTGGCGCCGCCCCTGTGGCTGTTGTGGGAGCTGCTGCCCAAGTAA
- the serS gene encoding serine--tRNA ligase, translated as MIDVKDLSENPDKFRASQRARGADETLVDAIIDADAARRTALISFENLRAEQNVFGKKVAQAKGEEKQALLAEVRELAGAVKAASAEADAAQAKQEELLRSIPNLIEDGVPAGGEDDYVVVKTVGTPREFPDFEPRDHLEIGELIGAIDMERGAKVSGARFYFLRGVGARLEMALLQMAMEQAIEAGFIPMITPTLVRPETMQGTGFDVKHDAEIYRLAEDDLYLVGTSEVPLAGYHADEILDLSTGPIRFAGQSSCYRREAGSHGKDTRGIIRVHQFNKVEMFIYTTAEDAAAEHERLLAWEEQMLAKCELPYRVIDTAAGDLGMSAARKFDCEAWVPTQGAYRELTSTSNCTTFQARRLNIRERVFTEDGSPKGTRAVATLNGTLATTRWIVALLEHHQNADGSVNVPAALQKYLGGLQVFPVL; from the coding sequence GTGATCGACGTAAAAGACCTCAGCGAAAATCCGGACAAGTTCCGCGCCAGCCAGCGCGCCCGCGGTGCGGACGAAACCCTGGTGGACGCGATCATCGACGCAGACGCCGCGCGCCGCACAGCATTGATCAGCTTCGAGAACCTCCGCGCCGAACAGAACGTGTTCGGCAAGAAGGTGGCGCAGGCCAAGGGCGAGGAAAAGCAGGCGCTGCTCGCCGAGGTCCGCGAACTTGCGGGTGCGGTGAAGGCTGCCTCGGCCGAGGCCGACGCAGCGCAGGCCAAGCAGGAAGAACTGCTGCGCAGCATCCCCAACCTCATTGAAGACGGCGTGCCGGCAGGGGGCGAGGACGACTACGTTGTGGTCAAGACCGTGGGCACGCCGCGCGAATTCCCTGACTTTGAGCCCCGCGACCACCTCGAAATCGGCGAGCTGATCGGCGCGATAGACATGGAGCGCGGCGCGAAGGTCTCCGGGGCACGCTTCTACTTCCTTCGCGGCGTGGGCGCCCGGCTGGAAATGGCCCTGCTGCAGATGGCAATGGAACAGGCCATCGAGGCCGGTTTCATTCCCATGATCACCCCCACGCTCGTCCGCCCCGAGACAATGCAGGGCACCGGGTTCGACGTAAAGCACGACGCCGAGATCTACCGCCTCGCCGAGGACGACCTTTACCTGGTGGGCACCTCGGAGGTGCCCCTCGCCGGGTACCACGCGGACGAGATCCTGGACCTCTCCACCGGCCCCATCCGCTTCGCCGGCCAAAGCTCCTGCTACCGCCGCGAGGCCGGCTCGCACGGCAAGGACACCCGCGGGATCATCCGCGTCCACCAGTTCAACAAGGTGGAGATGTTCATCTACACCACGGCGGAAGACGCTGCGGCGGAGCATGAACGCCTGCTGGCCTGGGAAGAGCAGATGCTGGCCAAGTGCGAGCTGCCCTACCGTGTAATCGACACCGCCGCCGGCGACCTCGGCATGTCCGCGGCCCGCAAGTTCGACTGCGAAGCCTGGGTCCCCACCCAGGGCGCTTACCGGGAGCTGACGTCCACATCCAACTGCACCACCTTCCAGGCGCGCCGCCTCAACATCCGTGAGCGCGTGTTCACCGAGGACGGCAGCCCCAAGGGCACCCGTGCTGTGGCCACACTCAACGGCACGCTGGCAACCACGCGCTGGATCGTCGCTCTCCTGGAACACCACCAGAACGCCGACGGCTCCGTCAACGTGCCCGCGGCCCTGCAGAAGTACCTCGGCGGACTCCAGGTTTTCCCGGTTCTCTAG
- a CDS encoding rhodanese-like domain-containing protein — protein MSDFDTVTVKDVPADATILDVREDYEWAAGHAEGALHIPLDQLPGRLDALDPDEDLYVICRTGGRSFRAAQWLVGQGYTAVNVAGGMDQWLESGKPLVSDNGLKPVVL, from the coding sequence ATGAGCGACTTCGATACCGTCACCGTGAAGGACGTCCCCGCGGACGCCACCATTTTGGACGTGCGGGAGGACTACGAATGGGCAGCCGGGCACGCTGAAGGCGCCCTGCACATCCCACTGGACCAACTGCCCGGACGGCTGGACGCCCTCGACCCGGACGAGGACCTGTATGTCATCTGCCGGACGGGCGGGCGTTCCTTCCGCGCAGCCCAATGGCTGGTGGGCCAGGGCTACACGGCGGTCAACGTGGCCGGCGGAATGGACCAATGGCTGGAATCCGGCAAGCCGCTGGTGTCCGACAACGGCCTCAAGCCCGTGGTTCTGTAG
- a CDS encoding glycerate kinase — translation MRILIAPDKFKGSLTAVEAAAAIAEGALRVYPDAVTTQFPVADGGEGTLEAAVAAGYEERVNAVVGPILAPIGAAWALRKDGSGTTTAVIETAQASGLAHMEPTPENSLRAHSYGCGQLIAAALDAGATEIVLGVGGSAMTDGGSGALRALGLKPLDAAGNVVPLGGGSLADAVSLDVAGLDPRLSAVKFRIAVDVQSPLYGTTGAAHVFGRQKGADDDAIEKLDAGLRNWASLLREATGRDVNVPGAGAAGGFPASFLAFTQATLEGGFALVAALTGLAERLADADLVITGEGSMDSQSLTGKAPIALAEAARDRGIPVVAVAGRILVTPEELAEHGVVAAAQLLDVAPSPQDAMADAGKYLAWATRQVLEGA, via the coding sequence ATGCGTATCCTCATCGCCCCGGACAAGTTCAAGGGATCACTCACCGCCGTCGAAGCCGCCGCCGCCATCGCCGAGGGCGCACTCCGCGTCTACCCGGACGCCGTGACCACCCAGTTTCCGGTGGCCGACGGCGGCGAGGGAACTTTGGAAGCAGCCGTAGCCGCTGGCTACGAGGAGCGGGTCAACGCCGTCGTTGGTCCCATCCTGGCCCCGATCGGAGCCGCCTGGGCCCTCCGGAAGGACGGGTCCGGCACCACCACTGCGGTCATTGAGACCGCGCAGGCGTCCGGCCTGGCCCACATGGAGCCGACCCCGGAGAACTCCCTGCGGGCACACAGCTACGGCTGCGGGCAGCTCATCGCCGCCGCCCTCGACGCCGGCGCCACCGAAATCGTGCTGGGCGTCGGTGGCTCGGCCATGACCGACGGCGGCAGTGGCGCCCTGCGCGCGCTGGGCCTCAAGCCGCTCGACGCGGCAGGGAACGTGGTACCGCTGGGCGGCGGCTCACTGGCCGACGCCGTTTCCCTGGATGTCGCCGGGCTGGATCCGCGGCTGTCCGCCGTCAAGTTCCGGATCGCCGTCGATGTCCAGAGCCCGCTTTACGGCACCACCGGTGCCGCGCACGTCTTCGGCCGCCAGAAGGGCGCCGACGACGACGCCATTGAGAAGCTCGACGCCGGCCTGCGCAACTGGGCGTCCCTCCTCCGGGAGGCGACGGGCCGGGACGTCAACGTCCCGGGCGCCGGCGCGGCCGGCGGCTTTCCGGCGTCGTTCCTTGCCTTCACCCAGGCCACACTGGAAGGCGGCTTCGCCTTGGTGGCCGCGCTCACGGGGCTGGCCGAACGGCTGGCCGACGCCGACCTGGTGATCACGGGCGAGGGTTCCATGGACTCCCAGTCGCTTACCGGCAAGGCGCCGATCGCACTCGCGGAGGCCGCCCGGGATCGCGGCATTCCCGTGGTGGCGGTGGCGGGGCGCATTCTGGTCACGCCGGAGGAACTGGCCGAGCACGGTGTGGTGGCTGCGGCGCAACTGCTGGACGTTGCGCCCAGCCCGCAGGACGCCATGGCCGACGCCGGCAAATACCTCGCGTGGGCCACCCGCCAGGTGCTGGAAGGGGCCTAG
- the pheA gene encoding prephenate dehydratase, giving the protein MPAARRTYTFLGPEGTFTEAALLQVPDAAEAVRIPSSNVNAALDRVRDGSADAAMVPIENSVEGGVTATLDAIATGQELRIIREALVPISFVLVARPGVELSHIRRISTHGHAWAQCRLWVDEHIPGAEYIPGSSTAAAAMGLLEGDAHYDAAICAPIVATEQPGLHVLAENIGDNPGAVTRFILVSRPGVLPARTGADKTTVVVPLPEDRPGALMEILDQFATRGVNLSRIESRPTGQYLGHYFFSIDADGHVGDARVADALAGLHRVSPATRFLGSYGRADAQAPVVPEHTSDEAFLAAHAWVKGILGNGPLGSELPVAASPSA; this is encoded by the coding sequence ATGCCCGCCGCCCGCCGCACCTACACCTTCCTCGGCCCCGAGGGCACGTTCACGGAGGCGGCGCTCCTGCAGGTTCCAGATGCGGCCGAAGCCGTGCGCATCCCGTCCTCCAATGTCAACGCGGCGCTGGACCGGGTGCGTGACGGATCGGCCGATGCTGCGATGGTACCCATCGAGAACTCGGTGGAGGGCGGCGTCACGGCCACCCTGGACGCTATTGCCACCGGACAGGAACTGCGGATCATCAGGGAGGCCCTCGTGCCTATCAGCTTCGTGCTGGTGGCGAGGCCCGGCGTCGAGCTTTCCCACATCCGCCGGATCTCCACTCACGGACACGCCTGGGCACAGTGCCGGCTTTGGGTGGACGAGCATATTCCCGGCGCTGAATACATTCCCGGTTCCTCCACGGCCGCTGCTGCGATGGGGCTGCTGGAGGGCGACGCGCACTACGACGCCGCCATCTGCGCGCCCATAGTCGCGACGGAGCAGCCGGGCCTGCACGTGCTGGCCGAGAACATCGGTGACAATCCCGGCGCCGTGACCCGGTTCATCCTGGTCAGCCGTCCGGGCGTCCTGCCGGCCCGGACCGGCGCGGACAAGACAACGGTCGTAGTGCCCCTTCCCGAGGACCGGCCCGGCGCCCTGATGGAAATCCTGGACCAGTTCGCCACCCGCGGCGTCAACCTGAGCCGCATCGAGTCCCGGCCCACCGGGCAGTACCTGGGGCACTACTTCTTCAGCATCGACGCCGACGGCCACGTGGGCGATGCGAGGGTGGCCGACGCCCTCGCCGGCCTGCACCGCGTCAGTCCCGCCACGCGGTTCCTCGGTTCCTACGGCCGTGCCGATGCGCAGGCGCCTGTGGTGCCGGAGCATACGTCCGACGAGGCATTCCTGGCAGCGCATGCATGGGTCAAAGGGATACTCGGCAACGGACCCCTGGGCTCGGAGTTGCCGGTGGCAGCTTCGCCGTCAGCGTAG
- a CDS encoding SDR family oxidoreductase: MSDPAKQSDQPGDPRGTYHAGPFPKQEQKQPGLTAPMDPQPDHGELSYEGSGALEGKAALITGGDSGIGKAVAIAFAREGADVAISYLPEEEDDAQDTAEWIRKAGRRALLLAGEGRNEDFSTAIVEDTVSEFGRLDVVVLNAAYQKNRDSLESLPTEEFDRVFKTNLYSLLWTARAAVPHLKAGASIITTASIQAFNPSPGLIDYAMTKAAQVAFTKALAQELGPKGIRVNAVAPGPIWTPLIPATEWPDKLPKFGQDTPLQRAGQPAELAPAYVLLASAAGSYMSGAVVPVTGGKGL, encoded by the coding sequence ATGAGCGACCCAGCCAAGCAGTCTGACCAGCCCGGTGATCCCCGGGGAACGTACCACGCAGGGCCCTTTCCCAAGCAGGAGCAGAAGCAGCCGGGCCTGACCGCACCCATGGATCCGCAGCCGGACCATGGCGAGCTGAGCTACGAGGGAAGCGGGGCGCTGGAGGGCAAGGCGGCGCTCATCACGGGCGGCGACTCCGGCATCGGCAAGGCGGTGGCCATCGCCTTCGCACGCGAGGGGGCCGACGTCGCCATTTCCTATCTCCCCGAGGAAGAGGACGACGCACAGGACACCGCCGAATGGATCCGCAAGGCCGGCCGGCGGGCACTGCTCCTCGCAGGGGAGGGCAGGAACGAGGACTTCAGCACCGCGATCGTGGAAGACACTGTCAGCGAATTCGGCCGGCTTGATGTAGTGGTGCTCAACGCCGCCTACCAGAAGAACCGCGACAGCCTTGAGTCGCTGCCCACCGAGGAGTTCGACCGCGTCTTCAAGACCAACCTGTACTCGCTGCTGTGGACTGCCCGGGCAGCGGTGCCGCACCTGAAGGCGGGTGCCTCGATCATCACGACCGCCTCCATTCAGGCCTTCAACCCGTCTCCGGGGCTCATCGACTACGCCATGACCAAGGCGGCCCAGGTGGCCTTCACCAAAGCCCTCGCCCAGGAACTGGGGCCCAAGGGGATCCGCGTTAATGCCGTGGCGCCCGGACCGATCTGGACACCCCTTATCCCCGCCACGGAATGGCCGGACAAGCTGCCCAAGTTCGGCCAGGACACCCCGCTGCAGCGCGCCGGACAGCCCGCCGAGCTCGCCCCCGCCTACGTTCTGCTGGCGTCCGCCGCCGGTTCGTACATGTCCGGGGCGGTGGTCCCCGTCACCGGCGGCAAGGGCCTTTGA
- a CDS encoding DUF4190 domain-containing protein, which translates to MTEQRPGIGDEPKPDTHQQPPYGQQQGSDIPAPPLYNPPLNTPPGQQFGGQHSDAGAGGAYGQPVSPYSQQYGQQYGQQYNQQYSSPYGQPSYYGAAPQPKGLSIASLCCGIAVYLGFGVFILPQLAAVILGHMALRREPSGRGFAIAGLVMGYLGLALTVLAIVGLAILASVASTSSTI; encoded by the coding sequence ATGACAGAGCAGCGTCCCGGAATCGGCGACGAGCCGAAACCGGACACCCACCAGCAACCGCCGTACGGTCAACAGCAGGGTTCGGACATTCCGGCCCCGCCGTTGTACAACCCGCCGCTGAATACCCCGCCTGGCCAGCAGTTTGGCGGGCAGCACAGTGACGCGGGCGCCGGTGGTGCCTACGGCCAGCCAGTGAGCCCCTACAGCCAGCAGTACGGGCAACAATATGGCCAGCAATACAATCAGCAGTATTCCAGCCCGTACGGCCAGCCGTCGTACTACGGTGCAGCGCCCCAGCCGAAGGGCCTCAGCATTGCCAGCCTGTGCTGTGGCATCGCCGTTTACCTGGGCTTCGGGGTCTTCATACTGCCGCAGTTGGCCGCCGTGATCCTGGGCCACATGGCGCTGCGGCGTGAACCGTCAGGCCGCGGCTTCGCCATTGCCGGCCTGGTGATGGGGTATCTCGGCCTGGCCCTGACGGTCCTCGCGATTGTGGGGCTGGCCATCCTGGCGAGCGTCGCGAGCACGTCCAGCACTATCTGA
- a CDS encoding amidase gives MADIHHLPAVQLRAALRSGELSAREVTAHFLARIEESNPRLGAFITVTGPRAMAEAAAADALFARRHPDQPLPPLHGMPVAFKDLTDVAGVVTTHGSAALDRRPAPADGALAVALRGAGAISLGKTQVPEFGLTAYSENRIAPPSRNPYALSRSSGGSSGGSAAAVAAGMVPFAPGTDGGGSIRIPAAACGLLGLKPGRGVVRAGESSGDPARLVVAGPLARSAADAALLLDVLAPNDTNYLDAVDRAPASLRIGVSLDSPWGGIFPFTPDPEARDALDAGVRLLTGAGHDVAEAEIRYDNRYPDAFTTAWTAGVGAARIAPHREALLTPLTRTFRRRAQQRSAAKLNECLAFLRQFERDTLAQYSAWDLILTPALAQTPRPVGWFTGSGHGDGRWPSPEWAGDADGDYRRQCEFAPWSSMVNVCGLPAVSIPVHWTGGIPGEGLPMGIQLIGRSGSESLLLQVAAQLGF, from the coding sequence CTGGCTGACATCCACCACCTGCCTGCAGTGCAGCTGAGGGCAGCGCTGCGTTCCGGAGAGCTCTCCGCCCGCGAAGTCACGGCCCATTTCCTGGCGCGGATCGAGGAATCGAACCCGAGACTGGGCGCCTTCATCACCGTGACCGGGCCGAGGGCGATGGCCGAGGCCGCCGCCGCTGATGCACTGTTCGCCCGGCGTCACCCGGACCAGCCGCTGCCGCCGCTGCATGGGATGCCGGTCGCATTCAAGGACCTCACCGATGTTGCCGGCGTGGTCACCACCCACGGCAGCGCAGCGCTGGACCGTCGTCCGGCACCGGCCGACGGCGCCCTCGCGGTGGCTCTCAGGGGCGCAGGTGCCATCTCCCTCGGCAAGACGCAGGTTCCTGAATTCGGGCTGACGGCCTACAGCGAAAACCGGATTGCACCGCCGTCGCGCAATCCGTACGCCCTGAGCAGGAGCTCGGGAGGTTCGTCCGGCGGCAGCGCCGCTGCCGTGGCGGCGGGGATGGTGCCGTTCGCGCCCGGGACCGACGGCGGCGGGTCTATCCGGATTCCGGCGGCGGCATGCGGCCTGCTGGGCCTGAAGCCCGGCCGGGGCGTTGTTCGCGCGGGTGAAAGCAGCGGGGATCCCGCCCGGCTGGTTGTGGCCGGACCGCTGGCGCGCTCTGCGGCCGATGCCGCGCTGCTGCTGGATGTCTTGGCCCCCAACGACACCAATTACCTTGATGCCGTGGACCGTGCGCCTGCTTCGCTGCGGATCGGCGTCAGCTTGGACAGCCCATGGGGCGGGATCTTCCCGTTCACTCCGGATCCGGAGGCACGGGACGCGCTGGACGCCGGCGTCCGGCTGCTCACCGGTGCCGGGCACGACGTCGCCGAGGCTGAGATCCGGTACGACAACCGTTACCCCGACGCGTTCACCACCGCCTGGACGGCAGGAGTGGGTGCGGCCCGGATCGCGCCGCACCGCGAGGCGCTGCTAACGCCGCTGACGCGCACATTCCGGCGGCGCGCGCAGCAGCGGAGCGCCGCCAAACTCAACGAATGCCTCGCGTTCCTGCGGCAATTCGAGCGCGACACTCTGGCGCAGTACTCAGCCTGGGACCTGATCCTGACTCCTGCACTGGCCCAGACACCACGCCCGGTGGGCTGGTTCACCGGGTCGGGCCACGGGGACGGCCGGTGGCCCTCCCCGGAATGGGCGGGCGACGCCGACGGCGACTACCGCAGGCAGTGCGAGTTCGCGCCATGGTCATCCATGGTTAACGTGTGCGGCCTTCCGGCCGTCAGTATCCCCGTGCACTGGACCGGGGGCATTCCGGGAGAGGGGCTGCCGATGGGCATCCAGCTGATTGGCCGGTCCGGTTCGGAGTCGCTGCTCCTGCAGGTGGCAGCCCAGCTGGGATTCTGA
- a CDS encoding malonic semialdehyde reductase — MTIAHEEAVIDSAAVDAIFAEARTANAFTGEVSEQQARAIYELTKFGPTAFNSQPLRVTFVRSDEARAKLVATLSSGNRAKTASAPLVAILSYDTAWQEQWDNFLPGYSAPKAMYDAAPDLATSTGNNNAHLQAGYFILAVRSLGFAAGPMTGADFPAIDAEFFPAGDQKSFLVVNIGQPGPEAWGDAKPKFAYEDVVRTV, encoded by the coding sequence ATGACAATCGCCCATGAAGAAGCAGTGATCGATTCCGCGGCCGTGGATGCCATCTTTGCCGAAGCCCGCACCGCCAACGCGTTCACCGGCGAGGTCAGCGAGCAGCAGGCCCGCGCCATCTACGAACTGACCAAGTTCGGCCCCACGGCCTTCAACTCCCAGCCGCTGCGCGTCACCTTCGTGCGCTCGGACGAGGCCCGCGCCAAGCTCGTGGCTACCCTGTCCTCGGGGAACCGGGCCAAGACTGCCTCCGCACCCCTGGTGGCGATCCTCAGCTACGACACGGCCTGGCAGGAGCAGTGGGACAACTTCCTCCCCGGCTACAGCGCCCCCAAGGCCATGTACGACGCCGCACCGGACCTGGCCACCTCCACGGGCAACAACAACGCCCACCTGCAGGCCGGTTACTTCATCCTGGCCGTCCGCTCGCTCGGCTTCGCCGCCGGCCCGATGACCGGCGCGGACTTCCCCGCCATCGACGCCGAGTTCTTCCCGGCAGGAGACCAGAAGAGCTTCCTGGTGGTGAACATCGGCCAGCCCGGCCCTGAGGCTTGGGGGGACGCGAAGCCCAAGTTCGCCTACGAGGACGTCGTCCGCACGGTCTAG
- a CDS encoding DUF6328 family protein, translating into MTDPDAPAGSGRNETREEQLDRNWMELIQELRVLQTGVQILAGFLLTLPFQQRFETLDDFQVTLYLVNVGLAALTTAFILLPVSVHRRLFRKRLKATLVASADNITKIALGGVAALSVGTAALVFDVTAGRTVGLIAGGVLLAVLAILLAYVPVHLHRRAKKEGG; encoded by the coding sequence ATGACCGATCCGGACGCCCCGGCTGGCAGCGGCCGGAACGAGACCCGCGAGGAGCAGCTGGACCGGAACTGGATGGAACTGATCCAGGAGCTGCGAGTCCTGCAGACGGGCGTCCAGATCCTTGCCGGATTCCTGCTGACACTGCCTTTCCAGCAGCGCTTTGAGACCCTCGATGATTTCCAGGTCACGCTCTACCTCGTGAACGTGGGCCTCGCCGCACTGACCACAGCGTTCATCCTCCTGCCGGTCAGCGTCCACCGCCGGCTGTTCCGGAAGCGGCTCAAGGCAACCCTTGTGGCCAGCGCCGACAACATCACCAAGATCGCGCTCGGCGGAGTGGCTGCCCTCAGCGTGGGAACCGCCGCGCTGGTGTTCGACGTTACGGCAGGCCGCACCGTCGGCCTTATCGCCGGCGGCGTGCTTCTCGCTGTGCTGGCCATTCTCCTGGCCTACGTCCCCGTGCACCTGCATCGGAGGGCCAAGAAAGAGGGCGGCTAG